The Sediminispirochaeta smaragdinae DSM 11293 genome has a segment encoding these proteins:
- the add gene encoding adenosine deaminase yields the protein MITTRLKRERVESLIRAIPKTEIHLHLEGMAGVETVWKLKEKNHLDFPGITTHEELVRRFQVESLDEFIDLFINVIQNCFQEEEDIAYLIDDASRYLIENNISYAEIFFAPSKFVQNGFSFSRIADLLDEGAAKLKAEKQIEVKFIIDVSRSFGKENAMRNLNLTLSNPKSSIIGIGLGGAESQGPALDYIDVFTQAKTAGLHVVAHAGEDVGPESVWSAVQDLDVERIGHGISSIQDPKLMKLLADRQIPLEVCPTSNVFTRKYVSAYEQHPIRPFYEQGLYVTLNTDDPSIFGVELVEEYYKMYEHGLFSIQELIAIMKNGIYATFLSKEEQDRLWNNAEKAIASFPDQDVLKG from the coding sequence ATGATAACAACCAGGCTTAAGCGGGAACGAGTGGAATCTCTGATTCGTGCCATTCCAAAAACAGAAATACACCTCCACCTCGAAGGTATGGCTGGTGTGGAAACCGTTTGGAAACTAAAAGAAAAAAATCATCTTGATTTTCCCGGTATTACCACCCATGAAGAGTTGGTGCGCCGTTTCCAGGTCGAAAGCCTTGATGAGTTTATCGATCTTTTTATCAATGTAATACAAAACTGCTTTCAAGAAGAAGAGGATATCGCTTATCTGATAGACGATGCCAGCCGCTACCTTATCGAAAACAATATCTCCTATGCTGAAATATTTTTTGCTCCGAGCAAGTTCGTCCAAAATGGGTTTAGCTTTTCTCGCATCGCAGACCTTTTAGACGAGGGAGCGGCAAAACTGAAAGCAGAAAAGCAGATCGAGGTGAAATTCATCATCGATGTTTCCAGAAGCTTTGGAAAAGAAAATGCCATGCGGAATTTGAATCTGACCCTTTCCAATCCGAAATCGTCGATCATCGGAATCGGGCTTGGCGGGGCTGAAAGCCAAGGGCCTGCTCTGGATTATATTGATGTTTTTACCCAAGCAAAAACGGCTGGTTTACATGTTGTCGCTCATGCTGGTGAAGATGTCGGACCGGAGTCCGTATGGAGCGCTGTGCAAGACCTGGATGTGGAAAGGATTGGTCATGGCATCAGTTCAATACAGGATCCAAAACTGATGAAACTGCTTGCCGATCGCCAGATTCCACTTGAAGTTTGCCCGACCAGTAATGTCTTCACTAGAAAATATGTCAGTGCCTATGAGCAACATCCGATTAGGCCTTTTTATGAACAAGGTTTGTACGTCACCCTTAATACCGATGATCCTTCGATTTTCGGTGTTGAGCTTGTAGAAGAGTATTATAAAATGTATGAGCACGGTCTGTTTTCGATTCAGGAACTTATCGCCATCATGAAAAACGGGATCTACGCAACCTTCCTTTCCAAAGAAGAACAGGATAGGCTTTGGAATAATGCAGAGAAAGCAATAGCATCGTTTCCCGACCAGGATGTCCTGAAGGGGTAG
- a CDS encoding NifU family protein: MELELEGKVKKAIQDIRPSLQADGGDIELVTVGENGKVSVRLTGACNGCPMAQITLKQGVERYLKETIPEIKSVDAV; the protein is encoded by the coding sequence ATGGAACTGGAACTTGAAGGAAAGGTAAAAAAGGCCATTCAAGATATCCGACCTTCGTTGCAAGCAGATGGTGGCGATATTGAATTGGTTACGGTAGGAGAAAACGGGAAGGTCTCCGTTCGACTCACCGGGGCTTGTAATGGTTGCCCGATGGCCCAAATCACCCTAAAGCAGGGTGTGGAGCGCTATCTGAAAGAGACCATCCCCGAAATCAAATCGGTGGATGCCGTCTAA